One Dama dama isolate Ldn47 chromosome 16, ASM3311817v1, whole genome shotgun sequence DNA window includes the following coding sequences:
- the LOC133071333 gene encoding LOW QUALITY PROTEIN: olfactory receptor 13C4-like (The sequence of the model RefSeq protein was modified relative to this genomic sequence to represent the inferred CDS: inserted 2 bases in 1 codon; substituted 2 bases at 2 genomic stop codons) has translation MSIQEICYICYLAVKIFYVGTXFXHLESXDMDRINKTFVNEFILLGLSGYPKLEIIFFAVILVMYLVILIGNSVLIIAGIFDSRLHTPMYFFLGNLSFLDICYTASSVPSTLVSLISKKRNISFSGCAVQMFLGFAMGSTECFLLGMMAFDRYVAICNPLRYPVIMSRVVCVLMASVSWLSGGINSIVQTYLAMRLPFCGNNIINHFLCEILAVLKLACADISLNIVTLAVSNMAFLVLPLLVIFFSYMLILYTILRMNSATGRRKAFSTCSAHLTVVIIFYGTIFFMYAKPKSQDLLGQDNLQAREGLVSMFYGVVTPMLNPIIYSLRNKDVKAAVKYLLNQKSVNQLRPK, from the exons ATGTCTATTCAAGaaatttgttatatttgttacttggcagtgaaaatattttatgttggtAC TTTCTGACATCTTGAAAGCTAGGACATGGATAGAATAAATAAGACATTTGTGAATGAATTCATTCTTCTGGGACTCTCTGGTTACCCAAAACttgagattattttctttgctgtaaTTCTAGTTATGTATCTAGTGATTCTAATTGGCAACAGTGTTCTGATCATAGCAGGCATATTTGATTCTCGTcttcacacccccatgtacttcttcctgggaAACCTCTCTTTTCTGGATATCTGCTATACGGCCTCCTCTGTTCCCTCAACTTTGGTGAGCTTAATTTcaaaaaaaaggaacatttccttctctggatgtGCAGTGCAGATGTTCTTAGGATTTGCAATGGGGTCAACAGAGTGTTTCCTTCTTGGCATGATGGCttttgaccgctatgtggccatctgtaaccCTCTGAGATACCCTGTCATCATGAGCAGGGTGGTGTGTGTCCTGATGGCTTCTGTGTCATGGCTCTCTGGTGGAATCAACTCAATTGTGCAAACATATCTTGCCATGCGATTGCCTTTCTGTGGTAATAATATTATCAATCATTTCTTGTGTGAAATACTGGCTGTTCTCAAGCTAGCTTGTGCTGATATATCCCTCAATATTGTTACTTTAGCAGTGTCAAATATGGCTTTCTTGGTTCTACCCCTTCTggtcatttttttctcctatatGCTTATCCTCTATACCATCTTGAGAATGAACTCAGCCACAGGGAGACGCAAGGCCTTTTCTACCTGCTCAGCACATCTGACTGTGGTGATCATATTTTATGGTACCATTTTCTTCATGTATGCCAAACCCAAGTCTCAGGACCTCCTTGGACAAGATAATTTGCAAGCTAGAGAAGGGCTTGTTTCCATGTTTTATGGGGTGGTGACCCCAATGCTAAATCCTATAATCTATAGCTTGAGAAACAAGGATGTAAAAGCTGCTgtgaaatatttactgaatcaGAAATCTGTTAACCAATTAAGACCAAAGTGA